Sequence from the Flavobacterium sp. J372 genome:
AAAGCCAATTGGTGTTTGAAAACCCGCAGCATGACTACCCGAATAAAATTGTGTATAACAAAATAACAAACGACTCGCTTGTTGCAGAAATTTCAGGTATGCAGAAAGGCAAACCTGCCCGTGAGCAATTTGCAATGAAGAGGCAGTAGCAATTCATCATCGGCGAAGTTACGCCGGACTGTCAGCAGCGAGGGCCTCTTCATTGCCCTCGCGCAAATATGTTGGTAACTGACAACGGTAATTTATGTACTTCATACACGACCCAGCCCATACTTTCCAGATACACTATCGCAAACTATCCGCAGCCAGTTGGGACTTAAATATGCCTGTATACTTGATTATGAAAGTATTTTTTTCTGAACCAAAATGCGAGATTAACTAATGCAATAAGGGCAGGCACTTCTACTAATGGCCCTATTACACCTGCAAATGCCTGACCGCTGTTAATGCCAAACACGCCTATGGCCACCGCTATAGCTAATTCAAAGTTATTACCTGTTGCTGTGAAGGCAATTGAAGTACTTTTAGAATAATCAGCACCAAAGAATTTACCTGTGAAAAAGCTTATAATGAACATGATCGTAAAATATATTACCAGCGGAATTGCAATCCTTACTACATCCATTGGTATCTCAACAATCAGTTCACCCTTAAGGCTGAACATCAATATTATAGTAAATAACAATGCTATTAAAGTTATCGGTGATATGAATGGAACATATTTTTTATCAAACCAGTCTACTCCTTTCAGTTTAATAAGGACATACCTGCTTATAAAGCCGAGAGCAAAGGGTACGCCCAGATAAATCCCTACGCTTTCTGCAAGCTGTTCAATGCTTATATCTACAACGAATCCGTCATAGCCAAAATAGGGCGGAAGTATGGTAACAAATATATAAGCATAAACGCTGTAAAGCAGCACCTGAAAAATGCTGTTGAGTGCTATCAGGCCCGCGGCATACTCCCTACTGCCGTCTGCAAGGTCGTTCCATACAACTACCATTGCAATACACCGCGCCAGACCAATTAGGATAACTCCTATCATATATTCAGGATATCCATTGAGGAATAATAACGCCAATGCAAACATCAGGACAGGACCCGATAACCCAATTCAAAAGCAGTGAGGCAAACAGAACTTTGGTGTTAGTGAACACTTCACCCATCTTGCTGTAATTTACTTTAGCCAATGGAGGGTACATCATCAGAATGAGTCCGATAGCCAACGGAATATTGGTTGTCCCCTTCGAGAAAGAATTAATGACCGTGCTACTTCCGGGCAATAGATAACCGATGGCAACACCGATTGCCATTGCAAGGAAAATCCAAAGAGTTAAATAGCGATCTAAAAATCCAAGATTCTTTTTTTAACTACAGGAGTACAATTATTTATAGACATATTTATTTCCTGATTTGCGAGAATACATAAAACATTTCAAGACCTATTTGAAGGCTACGCTCTTTATACTTTTCAGCCTGCTGTTCTGATTTGTCAAATTCCTTGGGATCTTCATAAGTAATAGCTATCCTTTTTTCTGCACCGGCAATGAAGGGGCACCCTCCATCAGCTTGAGAGCAGGTCATTATTGCTGCGAAGCCTTCTTTGGGATTGAAGTCATTGTAATATGTTTTTGAAAACGCAACTACAGGATGCTCGTTCTCAGCATACTTCACAGCGTAGACAGGATTATTGCCTGTGGAAAGGGCTTGTATTTTAAAACCGGTTTGTTTCAGTGTTTGCACAACTGCCGGGAACATTGCAGTTGATTCCGTTCCGCCCGAGTAACAATACACCTGAGGAATTTGGTAATAGGCTGCCGCCGCCTGCGCCCAGATTTGTGCCAAGTGGCTCCTGCGGGAATTATGCGTGCAAATCAGATTCAACCGTATCTCTTCCTGTTGCGAGCTTTTTGCTTGAATAAAGTTGATTAATGGCTGAAGAACTTCTTTGCGCTCTTCTAATAGGTTTTCAAATTCAAAACCATTAACAACAGCTTCAATTTCCGGATAAAGTGTAACTTTATTTGACATAGTTGTAGATATTTAGCAGCATCCTCCGCCAGGAGCACAGCTGTTAGCCGTATTTGATAAAATTTCCGATGAGGAAACTCTTTCGTTTGTTTCAGGCACACCACAACTTTCCTGCGCGAGGCAGGCCGTCATTTTATTTTTTAGTATAAAATGCTGACCATTAAAATCAAGGTCATACTTACCAATTGTGGCAGACTGGTATTCAACCTCAACATGGTAATCGCCTATATTCAGTTTCCTCTCACTAAGGTTTATGATATTCAGGAGTTTTCGCGGCTTTAGCCTGTGCTCGTAATCATCAGCATCCCAAAGCTGGAAATTCACAACTTTTTCATTTCTGATGGTACCTCCGCAGTCAATAAAATCTCTCGTGATTAAACCAACCTCGGTTACATGGAAATGTTCAGGCACAAAGCTGCCATCTTCCAATTGGAAAGCCACATTGGTAAGGCCCGGCAGGATCTCTTTAATTTCTGATAGTTTCATAATAGATATTTTTAGTTAACAGCAATCTTCTGAATCTGAATTTAACTGGCTTGAAATTGCATCGAAATAATCCCTAAGCATTACAACAGCATCTTTATCAAGGCAATAGCATATAGCGGTACCTTCAACAGTACCTTTTATAAATCCTGCATTCTTAAGCTCCTTCAGGTGTTGCGAAACCGTAGGCTGTGCCAGCGGAAGCTCATTTACGATATCACCGCAAATACATGATTTTGCTTTTAGCAGGTATTCTATAATCGCTATCCTTGCCGGGTGGGCCAGCGCTTTTGCCATGTCGGCTATCTTATTATGGCTTTCTGTGAACAACCCTGATTTCGATACTCCCATAAACTTCATTATTATATCGCAATATTACGATAAATATGAATACAAATATCAGCAGATGATGTTTTTTTAAATAAAAATCCCGAAGCAAATACTTCGGGATGTTATTTTGAGTGAAGCTCACTGCCTACTGACTGGAAAACTGTGACTGCGACTGATAACTACTTCTTCACCGGTATATTCTCTAATATCTCCAGCACAAACTTCCAGTATTTTTGGGCTGAAGATATGCTGGCACGCTCATCGGGGCTGTGTGCGCCCTTAATGGTTGGCCCGAAAGAAATCATATCCATGTCAGGATAATTCGTACCCAGGATGCCGCACTCCAAACCGGCATGGCAGGCCACAACGTTTGGCTGAGTGCCATTCTGCTTTTCGTAGATGCTTTTCAGCACTTCAAGAATTTCTGACTCCACATTCGGTGTCCACCCCGGGTATGAGCCCGAAAACGTCACCTCGCAGCCTATAAGCTCAAATGCCGAACGCAATGCATTGGCAAGATCAAACTTGCTGCTCTCAACAGATGAGCGCGTTAAACAGCCTATATGCAGCTGACCGTCTTTAACGATCACACGTGCAATATTGTTTGATGTTTCGACCAAGTTTTCCATATCAGCGCTCATACGGTAAACGCCGTTATGGGCAGTGTATAGCGCACGAATAAGCCCTTCCTGCACGCCGAGATCCATAACCTTAGCCGGCAACTCGCCTTTTTCAATAGTAATCTTAAGGTTAGGTTCAGTTGTCTTATACTCGGCTTTAATATCATTGATTACTTCCTGCATATCAAACACAAACGCCTCATCAAAAATTTCGGAGATGATAACTTTCGCCACGCTCTCACGCGGGATGGCATTGCGCAAGCTGCCGCCATTGATTTCGCTTATCTGAAGCCCGAAATTTTCAAAGCTGTCAAACAGCAGGCGGTTCATTATTTTGTTGGCATTTCCCAGGCCTTTGTCAATATCCATACCGCTGTGCCCGCCGTTCAGTCCGTTCACGGTAATGGTGTAGCCCACAGAATTTTCAGGCGTATCCTCTTCATTATAGCTGCGTATGGCCGTAACATCTACCCCACCGGCGCAGCCTATGTCAATCTCGTCATCTTCCTCGGTATCGAGGTTAAGGAGAATTTCACCCTGAAGAAGTCCGCCTTTAAGCCCCATTGCGCCGGTCATACCGGTTTCTTCGTCAATGGTAAAAAGCGCCTCAATTGCCGGGTGCGGTATATCTTTGCTCTCCAGTATCGCCATGATGGTAGCCACACCAAGGCCATTATCAGCGCCCAGCGTTGTGCCTTTTGCACGCACCCAGTCGCCATCTACATACATCTCGATTCCCTGTGTGTCGAAGTCAAAATCGGTACCGTTGTTTTTTTGGTGCACCATATCGAGGTGGCTCTGCATCACAATCGTCTTGCGGTTCTCCATCCCCGCCGTGGCGGGCTTTTTTAATGATAACATTGCCTACCTCATCTTCCATCGTTTCGAGTCCGAGCGACTTCCCGAAGTCTTTCATAAAGGCGATAACACGCTCCTCTTTTTTAGATGGGCGCGGCACGGCATTTAGGTCGGCAAATTTATTCCAGAGCGCTTTCGGCTCAAGGTTCCTTATTTCCTGGCTCATTGTATTTGTTTGTGTTTTTTGATATTGTAGCTTAATTCAGCAAAACAAAAATACTACTTATATTTACAAACCTTTGCACAATTGCACATGATAAAGAAAAAACACGTACTGCCGCTTTTACTCCTCCTGCAAATCATCATCGTCAACATATTGGCGGCCTTTCCAGAGTTTGTAGAGAAGTATTACAGTAACGGTCTCTACCCTTTTATCGCGGCGGGTTCCAGGAGTATATTCGGACTGGTGCCGTTTTCGGTGGGCGACATTATTTACGGCATTGTGCTGGTATTTGCTTTTAGATGGCTTTGGCTAAAGCGTAAAACATGGGGCAGGGCGCTTTGGGGTAATGTGCTGGGGCTGCTGTCGTTCATGTCGGTTTTTTACTTCCTGTTCCACCTTCTTTGGGCAATGAACTACCACCGCGTCCCGCTTCATGAAAAAATGGGAATGGAAAAGAAATATGAACTGGCAGAGCTTATACCGTTTACCAAAAAACTCATCGCGAAGACCAACGCCATGCAGGTGCAGATTACAGGTAACGATTCTACTAAGGTTGTTAATCCCTACACTATCGCGCAGATATATGACATGTCACTGAACGGATACAACAGGGTCTCTGCAAAATACCTGTACTTTAAGTATGAAAGAGAAAGCATAAAGTCATCACTGATAAGCACACCGCTGTCTTACATGGGCTTTGGCGGCTACCTTAACCCGTTTACTAATGAGGCACAAGTAAATGCTAACCTGCCACTATATAACCTCCCTACAACTACCTGCCACGAAATGGCCCACCAGATTGGCTATGCCAGCGAAAGCGAGGCCAACTTCATAGGCTACCTGGCATCGGTTGATAATGAAGATGTTTACTTTCAGTATTCGGGTTACTCTTTTGCCTTGAAATATTGTATGCGCAGCATTGAAAAATTGGATGAGAAAACCGCCGAAAGCCTTGTGCCACTCATCAACAAGGGCGTTCGCAAAAACTTTAAAGAAAGTAAAGACTTTAATGAAAAGTATTCGTCATTCATAGAAACCGGGTTTGAATTTTTCTACGATAACTTCCTTAAGCTCAACAAGCAGAAAGACGGGCTTGAGGGTTACAGCAAGTTTGTTGGGCTGCTGGTTAATTACCACAAGCAAAAAGAATTATAGCCACTCTGTAACATTTATGGTTTAAAGACTACCTATAGCAATATGGCAACTTCATCAGAGCAATCTTTTGTAACGCAGCTTCAGCAGAACCAAAACCTGATCCACAAGATTTGCAGGCTGTATACCAATGATGAAGATTCGCACAAAGACCTTTTCCAGGAAATAACCATACAGCTCTGGAAGGCCTATCCGCAATTCAGGGGCGACAGCAAATTCACAACGTGGGCCTATCGAGTGGGGCTTAATACTGCCATCACGCTTTATCGCAAAAAAAAGCGCAGTATAGATACCATTGAGTTTGATACCAAAATACACCGCTTTACACATGATGAGTACAATTATGAAGAGGAAGAGCATATAAAACTGCTGTACCAGGCTGTGCACCAGCTTAATGATATTGAGAAAGCGCTGGTGTTCATGTATCTTGAAGATAAAGATTATGCAGAGATAGCTGAAACACTGGGTATCAGCGAAGTAAATGCCCGCGTAAAAATGAACAGGATTAAAGGAAAACTGAAAAAAATACTTAATCCGTAACAGGATGAATTGAATATGGAAGAGTTAGATAAACTAAAAAGAGACTGGCAGCGCAATGATAGCCTGTTCCCGAAATTTTCGGAAGCAGACCTGTACAAGATGCTGCACAAAAAGTCGTCGTCAATTGTAAAATGGATATTGATAATCAGTATCCTTGAGTTTGCGTTCTGGCTGCTCATATCCTTCTGTATGCGTGGCAGCAACGCCAATAGGCAACTCGAGAACCTCGATATTCAATATATCACCACACCTATGACTATTATAGGCTATCTTATCATACTGTACTTTTTCTACAGGTTTTACATCAACTACCGTAAAATCACTGCAACGGATAATGTAAAAAAACTGATGGCTACGATACTCAATACCCGTAAGGCCGTAAACCAGTACATCATCGTGAATATTGTATGGATTATCATAAGCTGTATCGTGATATTCACCATTTATTTCTATAAAGATGAAAGGCTTAACGAGGCGCTTCACCAAAGCGAAAAAAATGGCACAGAGACGACATTTTACCTAATATACATTATTGGGACGGTTATAAGCCTTGCTGCCTTCATAGGTATTATATGGGGCTTTTACAAGCTTATATATGGCATACTGCTAAAAAGGCTGCACAGGAACTATAACGAACTTAAAAAAATAGACTTTTAAACATGAAAAAGATTTTACTGGCGCTGCTTGCCGTTGCAGGATTTACCGCCAATGCCCAAAAACTTGACAATGCCCTGCTGTGGAAAATCACCGGCAAAGGGTTAACCCAACCGTCATACCTTTTCGGTACCATACATATCACCTGTGATGCCACGCTTGATGCTAAAACCAAAAAGGCGCTTGATGATACGAAGCAAATTTACCTGGAGCTTGATATGGATGACCCCGGCATGCAGGCAGCCATGATGGGCGGCATAATGATGAAGGATGGCGTTACAATGAGTTCACTCGTTTCTGCGGAAGATTTTAAGATTGTAGATGAATTCCTGACAAAAAACGTTAGGATGTCGGCCAAAATGATGGACAGCTTTAAGCCGGCGCTAATTTCAGCAATGCTGTACCCGAAGATGATTGACTGCCCTATGCAGAGTTTTGAGATGGAGCTGATGAAGGAAGCCGTGGCACAAAATGAAGAGATACTGGGACTGGAATCTGTAGCCGACCAAATGAATGTGTTTGATGCGATACCTTACAAAGACCAAATGAATGAGCTGGTGAAAACTGCCAAAGGCGGCATTAATAAAGACAAAAAAGAATTTGCAAAACTTATGGCTGTGTATCAAAGCAAAGATATTGAAGGCATGCACAAACTGATGGATGAAAGCGAGAACAAAATGTACTCGAAGTTTGAAGATGTAATGCTTGATAACCGCAATAAAAAATGGATACCGGTGATTGAGGCGGCAGCAAAAAGACACCTACTTTCTTTGCTGTCGGCGCGGCACACCTGGCCGGAGATAACGGCGTGATAAAACTATTGCGAAAAGCGGGGTACAAAGTTG
This genomic interval carries:
- a CDS encoding protein-tyrosine-phosphatase — translated: MSNKVTLYPEIEAVVNGFEFENLLEERKEVLQPLINFIQAKSSQQEEIRLNLICTHNSRRSHLAQIWAQAAAAYYQIPQVYCYSGGTESTAMFPAVVQTLKQTGFKIQALSTGNNPVYAVKYAENEHPVVAFSKTYYNDFNPKEGFAAIMTCSQADGGCPFIAGAEKRIAITYEDPKEFDKSEQQAEKYKERSLQIGLEMFYVFSQIRK
- a CDS encoding DUF6428 family protein; translated protein: MKLSEIKEILPGLTNVAFQLEDGSFVPEHFHVTEVGLITRDFIDCGGTIRNEKVVNFQLWDADDYEHRLKPRKLLNIINLSERKLNIGDYHVEVEYQSATIGKYDLDFNGQHFILKNKMTACLAQESCGVPETNERVSSSEILSNTANSCAPGGGCC
- a CDS encoding helix-turn-helix transcriptional regulator, giving the protein MGVSKSGLFTESHNKIADMAKALAHPARIAIIEYLLKAKSCICGDIVNELPLAQPTVSQHLKELKNAGFIKGTVEGTAICYCLDKDAVVMLRDYFDAISSQLNSDSEDCC
- a CDS encoding DUF3810 domain-containing protein; translation: MIKKKHVLPLLLLLQIIIVNILAAFPEFVEKYYSNGLYPFIAAGSRSIFGLVPFSVGDIIYGIVLVFAFRWLWLKRKTWGRALWGNVLGLLSFMSVFYFLFHLLWAMNYHRVPLHEKMGMEKKYELAELIPFTKKLIAKTNAMQVQITGNDSTKVVNPYTIAQIYDMSLNGYNRVSAKYLYFKYERESIKSSLISTPLSYMGFGGYLNPFTNEAQVNANLPLYNLPTTTCHEMAHQIGYASESEANFIGYLASVDNEDVYFQYSGYSFALKYCMRSIEKLDEKTAESLVPLINKGVRKNFKESKDFNEKYSSFIETGFEFFYDNFLKLNKQKDGLEGYSKFVGLLVNYHKQKEL
- a CDS encoding RNA polymerase sigma factor; amino-acid sequence: MATSSEQSFVTQLQQNQNLIHKICRLYTNDEDSHKDLFQEITIQLWKAYPQFRGDSKFTTWAYRVGLNTAITLYRKKKRSIDTIEFDTKIHRFTHDEYNYEEEEHIKLLYQAVHQLNDIEKALVFMYLEDKDYAEIAETLGISEVNARVKMNRIKGKLKKILNP
- a CDS encoding TraB/GumN family protein; translated protein: MKKILLALLAVAGFTANAQKLDNALLWKITGKGLTQPSYLFGTIHITCDATLDAKTKKALDDTKQIYLELDMDDPGMQAAMMGGIMMKDGVTMSSLVSAEDFKIVDEFLTKNVRMSAKMMDSFKPALISAMLYPKMIDCPMQSFEMELMKEAVAQNEEILGLESVADQMNVFDAIPYKDQMNELVKTAKGGINKDKKEFAKLMAVYQSKDIEGMHKLMDESENKMYSKFEDVMLDNRNKKWIPVIEAAAKRHLLSLLSARHTWPEITA